The following coding sequences are from one uncultured Desulfobacter sp. window:
- a CDS encoding FAD-linked oxidase C-terminal domain-containing protein, whose translation MLTEKIKKSLKEIVGAKGFIDTPEDLLAYSYDAFVKEAMPELVLLPGSTAAVAAIMTIADREGIPVTARGAGTNISGASIPANKGIVLSLTRMDQILEVSTPNRYCIVQPGVVNGDLQARLAQEGFFYPPDPGSYMASTIGGNVAQNAGGPRCLKYGVTVDYVLSMEVVLASGEVIRFGSRNVKDVTGYRLSSLFCGSEGTLGIVTEITLRVVPLPEATRTILAVYNDLDHTADTVADIIGSGILPAALELMDKTVVNAVEDSAHIGLPRHAEGLLLIEVDGAEEAVEKEMRTIVEKAKKHGAQEVIEARTAAERDDVWTARRSAYGVFARLAPDCIVEDATVPVSHVPDMIRHIRQIADRYRLRIGILAHAGDGNMHPLISTDTNDKEEWQRVEAASREIFELAISYHGTLSGEHGIGLAKSEYLPMAMDDATRNFMARIKQCVDPKGILNPGKFV comes from the coding sequence ATGTTAACCGAAAAAATAAAAAAAAGTCTTAAAGAGATTGTCGGGGCAAAGGGATTTATTGATACCCCGGAAGACCTGCTCGCCTATTCCTACGATGCCTTTGTTAAAGAAGCAATGCCGGAACTTGTGCTGCTGCCCGGATCCACGGCCGCGGTTGCCGCCATCATGACCATTGCCGACCGGGAAGGAATTCCTGTGACGGCCCGGGGCGCAGGCACCAACATCAGCGGCGCCTCCATTCCCGCAAATAAAGGAATTGTCCTCTCTTTGACCCGGATGGACCAGATCCTTGAGGTCAGCACCCCGAACCGCTACTGCATTGTCCAGCCGGGCGTGGTCAATGGAGATCTGCAAGCCCGCCTGGCCCAAGAGGGATTCTTTTACCCCCCGGACCCGGGCAGCTACATGGCCTCAACCATTGGCGGAAACGTCGCCCAGAATGCAGGCGGTCCCCGGTGCCTGAAATACGGGGTGACCGTTGATTATGTTCTGAGCATGGAAGTGGTGCTGGCATCCGGCGAGGTGATCCGTTTTGGCAGCCGGAATGTCAAAGATGTTACCGGCTACAGGCTCTCAAGCCTTTTTTGCGGATCCGAAGGCACCCTGGGGATTGTCACTGAAATTACCCTGAGAGTTGTCCCCCTGCCCGAAGCCACACGCACTATTTTGGCCGTATATAACGACCTTGATCATACGGCAGACACGGTTGCAGACATTATCGGTTCAGGTATTCTTCCGGCTGCCCTGGAGTTGATGGATAAAACCGTGGTGAACGCGGTGGAGGACTCGGCCCACATCGGCCTTCCCCGCCATGCCGAAGGACTGCTGCTCATTGAAGTGGACGGTGCCGAAGAAGCCGTGGAAAAAGAGATGCGCACAATCGTTGAGAAGGCCAAAAAACACGGTGCCCAGGAGGTCATTGAAGCGCGTACTGCCGCCGAGCGGGATGATGTCTGGACGGCCCGGCGCTCGGCATACGGGGTATTTGCCCGCCTGGCACCCGATTGTATCGTTGAAGACGCCACCGTACCGGTCAGCCATGTCCCTGACATGATCCGCCACATCCGGCAGATCGCCGACCGTTACCGGCTGCGCATCGGAATCCTGGCCCATGCCGGAGACGGCAACATGCATCCATTGATCTCCACGGATACCAATGATAAGGAAGAGTGGCAGCGGGTTGAAGCCGCCAGCCGGGAAATATTCGAACTGGCCATCTCCTATCACGGCACCCTGTCCGGGGAGCACGGCATCGGTCTTGCAAAATCGGAGTACCTGCCCATGGCCATGGACGACGCCACCCGGAATTTCATGGCCAGGATCAAGCAATGTGTGGACCCCAAGGGTATCCTTAATCCCGGAAAATTTGTGTAA
- a CDS encoding (Fe-S)-binding protein — MKADEAYQCGKCGLCLTSCPVYKATREETTAPRAKVHLIRSFAHDSLPATDRMQEKLQCCLMCGTCTNMCPGGVQHDILFMRMRHEMGDRRGRSREVKVAGAILPKENRLRLASKAARIGTSSLAQRIIGRMRIGNIPIERFPAPNATPFRDQVPEVIEPSGRPIGTVVYFTGCATNHIYERTGHASINVLIRMGYRVLLPKNQGCCGLPLFFHGGIKQAEQTILSNIDALQAVTCDAILVDCATCGSALGHAYPRLMAELDLPDGPARRLAPKVWDISEFVFKHFEQLAPHLDQDGVKETVTYHLPCHLKNHGRDKNRVENLLKQIPHVDYRKTCDWDSCCGGGGFFFNEYPEISKKIVDGKVKNAVNTGAQSWATGCPGCRVQLSGNLPQKGMLNVCHPMEIIAKGLIN, encoded by the coding sequence ATGAAAGCCGATGAAGCATATCAATGCGGGAAATGCGGTCTGTGCCTGACCAGCTGCCCGGTATATAAGGCAACCCGGGAAGAGACCACTGCCCCCAGGGCAAAAGTCCATCTGATCAGAAGCTTTGCCCACGACAGCCTGCCGGCCACGGACCGCATGCAGGAAAAACTGCAATGCTGTCTGATGTGCGGGACCTGTACAAACATGTGCCCGGGCGGTGTACAGCATGATATCCTTTTCATGCGCATGCGCCATGAGATGGGTGACCGGCGCGGCCGATCCAGGGAAGTCAAGGTTGCCGGCGCAATTCTGCCCAAAGAAAACCGGCTTCGACTGGCGTCCAAAGCGGCAAGAATAGGCACCAGCAGCCTGGCCCAGCGCATCATCGGACGCATGCGCATCGGCAACATTCCCATTGAGCGCTTTCCCGCCCCCAACGCCACCCCTTTTCGCGACCAGGTGCCCGAAGTGATTGAGCCTTCGGGTAGACCTATTGGCACGGTGGTGTATTTCACCGGGTGTGCCACCAATCATATTTATGAGCGCACCGGGCACGCATCCATCAACGTATTAATACGCATGGGATACCGGGTGCTGCTCCCCAAAAATCAGGGCTGCTGCGGTCTGCCGCTGTTTTTCCACGGAGGTATAAAGCAGGCGGAACAGACCATTTTATCCAATATAGATGCGTTGCAGGCCGTCACCTGCGATGCCATACTGGTGGACTGTGCCACCTGCGGGTCCGCCCTGGGCCATGCCTATCCCCGGTTGATGGCCGAACTGGATCTGCCGGACGGCCCTGCACGCCGCCTGGCCCCAAAGGTTTGGGATATCAGCGAGTTTGTATTTAAGCATTTTGAACAATTGGCACCCCACCTGGATCAAGATGGTGTGAAAGAGACTGTCACCTATCATCTGCCCTGTCACCTTAAAAACCACGGCCGGGACAAAAACAGGGTCGAAAACCTGCTCAAGCAAATTCCCCATGTGGATTACCGGAAAACCTGCGACTGGGATTCATGCTGCGGTGGCGGGGGATTCTTTTTCAATGAATACCCTGAGATCTCAAAAAAAATCGTTGACGGTAAAGTCAAAAATGCCGTCAACACAGGCGCGCAATCCTGGGCAACGGGCTGTCCGGGCTGCAGGGTACAATTGTCAGGTAACCTGCCCCAAAAAGGAATGCTCAATGTCTGCCATCCAATGGAGATCATTGCCAAAGGGCTAATCAATTAA
- a CDS encoding FapA family protein, producing the protein MADGSKQDRPAPLIGILAVKFKFISDAQLQNALEQCGGESDSDEKLKAYFLAENLISNQNIHRLTMAVKAVAIHRQEYRFGAIALAKGVVNKMVLDLALEEQKEQFQKGKKPRPIGDVMVEAGIITTKQRNEILELQKRACILPNKAGTLPVKTADPAGSSSVDNHEHHTSADNLAKTSAANENIILDRLEEVDRICGGLLLQVTLDHMSAFLTKMCDMDPDIPAVVIRTALSEKGVTFGLVPDEDIEVFIRSSIADSVLFCVARGRAPSPDKDFRIEFSFDTAYLKSSGMDESGKVDAKPKGTRTLVEKETVLAEKIAGKPPQTGKDVFGNAVSATCTSNVCFRAGTGALLSQDGQKVSARVRGTPRMTLDGSIVVHERSDINADIDHDTGTVECDKSLRVNGRIKSGAKVCGADIWAQGIDDGIVEANGDLTIAHDINNARVYARGNVYAQSISNSEIVCMGDVLVKTQIVDSNIECGGICSIITGKFVSSRVAAKMGLMVGRISSETTGPSRVRIGHDAFSVRELEKNRLGTRRIEKVIHKFNTAKNTIRKQAAGLKTQMAELEHVRERILVEYRRIESRSDPSPSDRESLDQRLTGLRKNLKVVETKLQVVATKIKELVKQTTKIDRQILNPAASKQILADEKKNLIDWSQHTPGRARVVVDENIAAGTIIMGLHSTLVSETELCHVRITERPVQSEDEDNPQIFYQMQVDDL; encoded by the coding sequence ATGGCAGATGGCTCAAAACAGGACCGGCCTGCGCCGCTCATTGGCATCCTGGCTGTTAAATTTAAATTCATCAGTGACGCGCAGTTGCAAAACGCCCTTGAGCAATGCGGCGGTGAGAGTGATTCAGACGAGAAACTCAAAGCCTATTTTCTAGCCGAAAACCTGATATCAAACCAGAATATTCACCGACTGACCATGGCTGTCAAGGCCGTTGCCATCCACCGGCAGGAATATCGGTTTGGTGCCATTGCCCTTGCCAAGGGGGTTGTGAATAAAATGGTTCTTGACCTGGCCTTGGAGGAACAAAAAGAGCAGTTTCAAAAGGGGAAAAAACCGCGGCCCATCGGGGATGTGATGGTTGAGGCCGGCATCATTACAACAAAGCAGAGAAATGAAATCCTTGAGCTTCAGAAGCGAGCTTGTATATTGCCTAACAAGGCCGGAACGCTGCCGGTAAAAACGGCAGATCCAGCAGGCAGTTCGTCTGTTGATAATCATGAGCATCATACATCGGCAGATAATCTTGCAAAAACTTCGGCCGCCAATGAAAATATTATCCTTGACCGGTTAGAAGAGGTCGATCGGATATGCGGGGGGCTTTTACTCCAAGTCACCCTGGACCATATGTCCGCATTTTTAACAAAAATGTGTGATATGGACCCGGATATTCCGGCTGTGGTCATTCGTACGGCTTTATCGGAAAAAGGCGTTACTTTCGGTCTGGTTCCGGATGAGGATATAGAGGTGTTTATCCGATCGTCTATTGCAGATTCCGTACTTTTTTGTGTGGCCCGGGGCCGGGCGCCATCTCCGGACAAAGATTTTCGAATCGAGTTCTCGTTTGACACGGCTTATCTGAAAAGTTCCGGCATGGATGAGTCCGGTAAAGTTGATGCTAAACCCAAGGGTACAAGAACGCTTGTTGAAAAAGAGACAGTGCTTGCTGAAAAAATTGCAGGAAAACCGCCTCAGACCGGTAAAGATGTCTTTGGCAATGCCGTTTCGGCCACATGCACTTCCAATGTTTGTTTTCGTGCAGGCACGGGTGCTTTGTTGTCCCAGGACGGTCAAAAAGTGTCGGCCCGGGTCCGGGGGACGCCCAGGATGACCCTGGATGGATCCATTGTCGTCCATGAACGATCTGATATTAACGCCGATATTGATCATGATACCGGGACCGTTGAATGTGATAAAAGTCTTCGTGTCAACGGGCGTATTAAGTCCGGCGCCAAAGTGTGCGGTGCTGATATCTGGGCCCAGGGCATTGACGATGGCATTGTGGAAGCCAACGGAGATTTGACCATTGCCCACGACATCAATAACGCCCGGGTATATGCCCGGGGCAATGTCTATGCCCAATCCATTTCCAACAGCGAAATTGTCTGCATGGGTGATGTGCTGGTTAAAACGCAGATTGTGGATTCAAACATTGAATGTGGTGGGATCTGTTCCATTATCACAGGTAAATTCGTGTCAAGCAGGGTTGCGGCTAAAATGGGATTGATGGTCGGCCGTATCAGTTCAGAGACCACCGGCCCTTCCAGGGTCAGGATAGGGCACGATGCGTTTTCTGTCCGGGAACTGGAAAAAAACCGCCTGGGAACAAGGCGTATAGAAAAGGTAATCCATAAATTTAATACTGCGAAGAATACAATCCGCAAGCAGGCTGCCGGTTTAAAAACACAGATGGCCGAACTGGAACATGTCAGGGAACGCATTCTGGTTGAATACCGGAGAATTGAATCTCGGTCGGACCCGTCACCAAGTGACCGGGAATCCCTGGACCAACGTTTAACGGGTCTTCGAAAAAATTTAAAGGTTGTTGAAACAAAACTCCAGGTGGTTGCCACAAAAATTAAGGAACTTGTAAAACAGACCACTAAGATTGATCGCCAAATCCTCAACCCTGCGGCGTCAAAACAGATCCTGGCTGATGAGAAAAAAAATTTGATAGACTGGTCACAGCATACCCCTGGAAGGGCCCGGGTGGTTGTGGACGAAAACATCGCTGCCGGCACGATTATCATGGGCTTGCACAGCACACTTGTGTCAGAAACTGAACTTTGCCATGTCCGGATCACCGAGCGGCCCGTTCAATCCGAGGATGAAGACAACCCCCAAATTTTCTACCAGATGCAGGTAGATGATTTATAA
- the ispH gene encoding 4-hydroxy-3-methylbut-2-enyl diphosphate reductase has protein sequence MKISIARTAGFCMGVRRAVDMVLDASNKAKEPIYTYGPLIHNPQVLEMLESKQIFRMDSIPESGKGIVLIRAHGVPPQDEKALADAGFTVVNATCPRVVRVQVIIDKYAKKGYDTIILGDEKHPEVIGLLGYAGGKGHTITNLDAFKALPRLEKAVVVAQTTQNTKIFADIQAWSRSNVSHYEIFNTICDSTEKRQDEVRQMAETHDAVIVVGGKFSGNTKRLAQVAAETGKPSMHIEQASEIDYEAIGDVRSIAITAGASTPNWIINDTCSRVEQAFREKQSGRGKLRAVVDVLMKTNIILAAGAACLTLGTALISGAKHPGVPAAIAMFYILSMQIMNNMMSIRADTYNKPDRAELYKENKQRLLVVAFLSGAIGLFLAWTQGGGYFTMLLVMMLLGMTYSRTIFPSFSSGRKIYRLKDVPGSKTILIALAWGVVTSLMPGISLKANPGLTLVAFVFATGLSFARTAFMDILAVQGDRIAGRETLPILLGKKKSLKFIHYTLVGTIVIPVFLSIWLSAVVCALALIPAFMFILTIRYNKDSDISANFYEFWFEIPLLFAGIIAVFG, from the coding sequence ATGAAAATTTCAATTGCTAGAACCGCCGGGTTTTGTATGGGCGTTCGCCGGGCCGTGGACATGGTGCTGGATGCATCCAATAAAGCAAAGGAACCCATTTATACCTATGGCCCTTTAATTCATAATCCCCAGGTACTGGAGATGCTGGAGAGCAAACAGATCTTCCGGATGGACTCGATTCCCGAGTCCGGAAAAGGGATTGTGCTCATCCGGGCCCACGGGGTGCCGCCCCAGGATGAAAAGGCCCTGGCTGATGCTGGATTCACCGTGGTCAATGCCACCTGCCCCCGGGTGGTACGGGTCCAGGTGATCATCGATAAGTATGCAAAAAAAGGGTATGATACCATCATCCTCGGAGATGAAAAGCATCCCGAGGTGATCGGACTGTTGGGATATGCCGGGGGGAAGGGGCATACCATCACCAATCTGGATGCGTTTAAGGCGCTGCCCAGATTAGAAAAGGCGGTGGTGGTGGCCCAGACCACCCAGAACACCAAAATATTTGCCGACATCCAGGCGTGGAGCCGCAGCAATGTGTCCCATTACGAAATTTTCAACACCATCTGCGATTCCACGGAAAAGCGTCAGGATGAGGTACGGCAGATGGCCGAGACCCATGACGCCGTGATTGTTGTGGGCGGAAAGTTTTCCGGAAATACAAAGCGCCTGGCCCAGGTGGCTGCGGAAACCGGTAAACCCTCCATGCACATTGAACAGGCATCTGAGATCGATTACGAAGCCATCGGTGATGTACGTTCCATTGCCATTACCGCAGGGGCCTCCACCCCCAACTGGATTATCAACGACACCTGCAGCCGGGTGGAACAGGCGTTCAGGGAAAAACAGTCCGGCCGGGGAAAACTTCGGGCCGTGGTGGATGTGTTGATGAAAACCAACATTATCCTGGCCGCAGGTGCCGCCTGTCTGACCTTGGGAACAGCGTTGATCTCCGGAGCAAAACATCCGGGAGTCCCCGCCGCCATTGCCATGTTTTATATTCTTTCCATGCAGATTATGAACAATATGATGTCCATCCGGGCCGATACCTACAACAAGCCGGACCGGGCGGAACTGTATAAAGAAAATAAGCAGAGGCTTTTGGTGGTGGCATTTTTGTCCGGTGCCATTGGGCTTTTCCTCGCCTGGACACAGGGGGGGGGATATTTTACCATGCTGCTTGTGATGATGCTGTTGGGCATGACCTATTCCCGCACCATTTTCCCTTCTTTTTCCTCCGGGCGAAAAATATATCGGCTCAAGGATGTGCCGGGCTCCAAAACCATTCTCATTGCACTGGCATGGGGTGTGGTGACAAGCCTGATGCCCGGGATCAGCCTTAAAGCAAATCCGGGTCTGACCCTGGTCGCCTTTGTGTTTGCCACGGGACTTTCGTTTGCCAGGACCGCATTTATGGATATCCTGGCTGTTCAGGGGGACAGAATTGCAGGCCGGGAGACCCTTCCCATTCTGCTGGGTAAAAAGAAAAGTCTCAAATTCATTCATTACACCCTGGTGGGCACAATCGTGATCCCTGTATTTTTATCAATTTGGTTGTCTGCTGTTGTCTGTGCTCTTGCTTTAATACCGGCTTTTATGTTTATATTAACTATACGCTATAACAAAGACAGTGATATTTCCGCCAATTTCTATGAGTTCTGGTTCGAAATTCCCTTGTTGTTCGCAGGCATTATTGCTGTTTTCGGCTGA
- a CDS encoding ParB/RepB/Spo0J family partition protein, whose product MNKKRKNTGLGRGISALIPDMEEPESNSDFFFCNVDQISPNRYQPRTRFSEEELERLTQSIAEQGVLQPLLARKMDGAYELIAGERRLRAARAAGLDQVPVIILNLTDEQVLEVSIIENIQRQNLNVLEEAEAYFRLIDEFGYTQEKVAEKIGKNRSTIANLLRLRSLPEEIKEGLIAEIISMGHARALLGAGAVENQLYLFKQVMEKQLSVRETERLVNQAKKQPQKIAKKITADEKKFLEETSSQISSRINSPVFIKKSGSRGRIEIKFSSGSEFNRLVELLSRIS is encoded by the coding sequence ATGAATAAAAAACGAAAAAACACCGGTCTGGGCCGGGGCATTTCAGCACTGATCCCCGATATGGAAGAACCCGAATCCAATTCGGATTTTTTCTTTTGTAACGTTGATCAAATAAGCCCCAACCGCTACCAGCCAAGAACCCGGTTCAGTGAGGAGGAGTTGGAACGGCTTACCCAGTCCATTGCCGAGCAGGGCGTGCTCCAGCCCCTATTGGCCCGGAAAATGGACGGGGCCTATGAGCTGATCGCCGGGGAACGCCGTCTGCGGGCTGCAAGGGCCGCAGGCCTTGACCAGGTGCCCGTCATTATTCTTAATCTGACCGACGAGCAGGTACTTGAGGTTTCCATCATTGAAAATATCCAACGGCAGAACCTCAACGTGCTTGAAGAGGCCGAAGCCTATTTTCGGCTCATCGACGAGTTTGGATACACCCAGGAAAAAGTGGCCGAAAAAATCGGCAAGAATCGGTCCACCATTGCCAATCTCCTGCGGTTGCGCAGCCTGCCTGAAGAGATCAAAGAGGGGCTTATTGCCGAAATAATAAGTATGGGGCATGCCCGGGCGCTGTTGGGGGCCGGTGCTGTGGAGAATCAGCTCTATTTGTTCAAGCAGGTGATGGAAAAACAATTGTCGGTGCGGGAAACCGAACGTCTGGTCAACCAGGCCAAAAAACAGCCCCAGAAAATCGCAAAAAAAATTACTGCGGACGAAAAGAAGTTTTTGGAAGAGACCTCGTCCCAGATATCCTCCCGGATCAATTCCCCGGTATTCATTAAGAAAAGTGGCAGCCGCGGCCGAATTGAAATAAAATTTTCCTCCGGATCTGAATTTAACCGTCTTGTGGAGTTGCTGAGCAGAATCTCATGA
- a CDS encoding ParA family protein, giving the protein MTQIISIANQKGGVGKTTTAVNLAASLAKLKKKVLLVDCDSQANATTALGVDKPGLEASLYDGLIGEAGIEDMLLSTMLKGMTLVPANVDLIGFEVEMMSDPKRQARLKEFLAPAVDQFDFIIIDCPPALSLLTLNAFSASDSVVIPLQSEFFALEGLGQLLDTIKRIKNAFNPDLMIKGILLTMFDRRTNLSQNVVDDARQYFKDLVFKTKIPRNVKLGEAPSYGLPVILYDKTSPGAKSYMSFARELLKRS; this is encoded by the coding sequence ATGACTCAGATCATCAGTATTGCCAATCAGAAGGGTGGGGTGGGCAAAACCACCACAGCAGTTAATCTGGCGGCTTCCCTTGCCAAATTGAAAAAAAAAGTACTGCTTGTGGATTGTGATTCCCAGGCCAATGCCACAACGGCGCTTGGGGTGGACAAACCCGGGCTTGAAGCATCTTTGTATGACGGTTTGATCGGAGAAGCCGGTATTGAGGATATGCTTTTATCCACCATGCTCAAGGGAATGACCCTGGTACCGGCCAATGTTGACCTCATTGGATTTGAGGTGGAGATGATGTCCGACCCCAAAAGACAGGCCCGGCTCAAAGAATTTCTGGCCCCCGCGGTTGATCAATTTGATTTCATTATTATCGATTGCCCGCCCGCATTAAGTTTATTAACGCTGAATGCGTTTTCCGCAAGCGATTCTGTGGTCATCCCGTTGCAGAGTGAATTTTTTGCCCTGGAAGGACTGGGCCAGCTTTTAGATACAATCAAACGCATTAAGAATGCATTTAATCCAGACCTGATGATCAAAGGTATTTTGCTGACAATGTTCGACCGCAGGACCAATTTATCCCAGAATGTGGTGGATGACGCCAGGCAGTACTTCAAAGATCTGGTGTTCAAGACAAAAATCCCCCGTAATGTAAAGCTTGGCGAGGCCCCAAGCTATGGTCTGCCGGTGATTCTCTATGATAAAACATCACCCGGTGCTAAAAGTTATATGTCCTTTGCCCGGGAACTTTTAAAACGATCATGA